One Malus domestica chromosome 11, GDT2T_hap1 genomic region harbors:
- the LOC103447837 gene encoding dof zinc finger protein DOF2.1-like (The RefSeq protein has 3 substitutions compared to this genomic sequence), whose protein sequence is MDPASGQQQHQEMSAQSLDMLVCSKSQQQQQDRKPRPQPEQALKCPRCDSTNTKFCYYNNYSLSQPRYFCKSCRRYWTKGGTLRNVPVGGGCRKNKRSSSAKRAQDQPLTPNSNPLPALGYDSNDLTLAFARLQRQQSCGGQLGFDDHDHISLLGNPTNAPDHNILGNPNSAPRFLDALRTGFLETHNGNFQNLYNYGYGNGNLGEVEDCGGGMGIHHPFEEGTTNSTTTAVTVTTMKQELFNAQSESSNRVLWGFPWQMNGGDHHSNMVGNSNHEYDSGRESWNGIASSWQHGLLHTTPLV, encoded by the exons aTGGATCCGGCAAGTGGACAACAACAACACCAG GAAATGTCAGCTCAATCACTGGACATGCTGGTCTGCTCAAAATCCCAACAGCAGCAGCAAGACAGGAAGCCAAGGCCTCAGCCAGAACAAGCCCTAAAGTGTCCAAGATGTGACTCCACAAACACAAAGTTCTGTTACTACAACAACTACAGCCTCTCTCAGCCCAGGTACTTCTGCAAGTCCTGCAGAAGGTACTGGACCAAAGGTGGCACCCTCAGGAATGTTCCTGTGGGTGGAGGCTGCAGGAAGAACAAGAGATCATCGTCGGCGAAACGAGCTCAGGACCAACCGCTCACACCCAATTCCAACCCACTCCCAGCCCTAGGTTATGACTCAAATGACCTCACCCTTGCATTTGCCAGGCTCCAAAGGCAGCAGTCATGTGGTGGGCAGTTAGGGTTTGATGACCATGACCACATTTCTCTCTTGGGAAATCCCACAAATGCCCCTGATCATAACATTCTTGGAAACCCTAATTCAGCTCCTAGGTTTCTTGATGCACTGAGGACTGGGTTTCTTGAGACCCACAATGGTAATTTCCAGAACTTGTATAACTATGGGTATGGGAATGGGAATTTGGGTGAGGTGGACAATTGTGGTGGCGGAATGGGAATCCACCACCCATTTGAAGAAGGCACCACCAACTCAACCACCACAGCAGTGACAGTTACAACAATGAAGCAAGAACAGTTCAATGCCCAAAGTGAGAGCAGCAACAGAGTTCTGTGGGGGTTTCCATGGCAGATGAACGGTGGAGATCATCATTCAAACATGGTGGGGAATAGTAATCATGAGTATGATTCAGGAAGAGAGAGCTGGAATGGGATTGCTTCATCTTGGCAGCATGGACTTCTGCACACTACTCCCCTCGTGTAA
- the LOC103447838 gene encoding small ribosomal subunit protein uS12 — protein MGKTRGMGAARKLKTHRRNQRWADKSYKKSHLGNEWKKPFSGSSHAKGIVLEKIGIEAKQPNSAIRKCARVQLIKNGKKIAAFVPNDGCLNYIEENDEVLIAGFGRKGHAVGDIPGVRFKVVKVSGVSLLALFKEKKEKPRS, from the exons ATGGG GAAGACACGTGGAATGGGAGCAGCTCGCAAGCTGAAGACCCACCGTAGGAACCAAAGGTGGGCTGACAAGTCCTACAAGAAGTCCCATCTTGGAAATGAGTGGAAGAAACCCTTTTCTGGATCTTCCCACGCAAAAGGCATCGTTCTTGAGAAAAT TGGTATTGAAGCTAAGCAGCCTAACTCTGCCATTAGAAAGTGTGCTCGAGTTCAGCTTATTAAGAATGGAAAGAAGATTGCTGCCTTTGTGCCAAATGATGGTTGCTTGAACTACATTGAAGAGAAT GACGAGGTTCTTATTGCTGGATTTGGTCGTAAGGGCCATGCTGTTGGTGATATTCCCGGAGTTAGGTTCAAGGTCGTCAAGGTTTCAGGTGTGTCACTTCTTGCCCTCttcaaggagaagaaggagaagccaAGATCTTAA
- the LOC103447837 gene encoding dof zinc finger protein DOF2.1-like isoform X1 — MDPASGQQQHQEMSAQSLDMLVCSKSQQQQQDRKPRPQPEQALKCPRCDSTNTKFCYYNNYSLSQPRYFCKSCRRYWTKGGTLRNVPVGGGCRKNKRSSSAKRAQDQPLTPNSNPLPALGYDSNDLTLAFARLQRQQSCGGQLGFDDHDHISLLGNPTNAPDHNILGNPNSAPRFLDALRTGFLETHNGNFQNLYNYGYGNGNLGEVDNCGGGMGIHHPFEEGTTNSTTTAVTVTTMKQEQFNAQSESSNRVLWGFPWQMNGGDHHSNMVGNSNHEYDSGRESWNGIASSWQHGLLHTTPLV; from the exons aTGGATCCGGCAAGTGGACAACAACAACACCAG GAAATGTCAGCTCAATCACTGGACATGCTGGTCTGCTCAAAATCCCAACAGCAGCAGCAAGACAGGAAGCCAAGGCCTCAGCCAGAACAAGCCCTAAAGTGTCCAAGATGTGACTCCACAAACACAAAGTTCTGTTACTACAACAACTACAGCCTCTCTCAGCCCAGGTACTTCTGCAAGTCCTGCAGAAGGTACTGGACCAAAGGTGGCACCCTCAGGAATGTTCCTGTGGGTGGAGGCTGCAGGAAGAACAAGAGATCATCGTCGGCGAAACGAGCTCAGGACCAACCGCTCACACCCAATTCCAACCCACTCCCAGCCCTAGGTTATGACTCAAATGACCTCACCCTTGCATTTGCCAGGCTCCAAAGGCAGCAGTCATGTGGTGGGCAGTTAGGGTTTGATGACCATGACCACATTTCTCTCTTGGGAAATCCCACAAATGCCCCTGATCATAACATTCTTGGAAACCCTAATTCAGCTCCTAGGTTTCTTGATGCACTGAGGACTGGGTTTCTTGAGACCCACAATGGTAATTTCCAGAACTTGTATAACTATGGGTATGGGAATGGGAATTTGGGTGAGGTGGACAATTGTGGTGGCGGAATGGGAATCCACCACCCATTTGAAGAAGGCACCACCAACTCAACCACCACAGCAGTGACAGTTACAACAATGAAGCAAGAACAGTTCAATGCCCAAAGTGAGAGCAGCAACAGAGTTCTGTGGGGGTTTCCATGGCAGATGAACGGTGGAGATCATCATTCAAACATGGTGGGGAATAGTAATCATGAGTATGATTCAGGAAGAGAGAGCTGGAATGGGATTGCTTCATCTTGGCAGCATGGACTTCTGCACACTACTCCCCTCGTGTAA